The Flavobacterium sp. M31R6 nucleotide sequence CGGTTTGGTGCGTCATTATGATTTGCGTGGCGGTAGCAATATGGCCGACATACAGGTGAATTTATTGCACAAAGAAGACCGTGATTTGCAAAGTCACGCTATTGCAAAAGAAATGCGTCCCGAGATTCAGAAAATTGCCAAGAAATACGGAGCCAACGTAAAAATTATTGAAGTTCCGCCAGGACCTCCTGTATTATCGACTTTGGTAGCCGAGATTTATGGACCTAATTATAAAGATCAAATAAAAGTAGCACATCAAGTAAAATCAATTCTTGAAAAAACCACTGATATTGTTGATGTTGACTGGATGGTTGAGGACAACCAAACGGAATACAAACTGAAAATCGACAAAGAAAAAGCGATGCTGAATGGTATTGCACCTCAACAAGTGGTCGGCAATCTGACGTATTTATTGAAAGAATACCCGGTTTCGAATTTGTACGATCAAAACTCCAATGATAATGTGGGCATCGTTCTTTCGCTTGACGACAAAGACAAAACGAGTTTACAAGACATTGAGAACCTAAAAATCAAAGGAAGTCAAGGAAATATGATTCCGGTGAGTGATTTGGTAAAAGTAGAAATGGACACACTGCAAAAAACCATTTACCGAAAAGACCAAAAACGTGTGGTTTATGTAACCGCTGATATGGCTGGAGCATTAGAAAGTCCTGTGTATGCGATTTTGGGAATGAATGAAAAACTGGCCAAAATGCAATTGCCAAAAGGATATAAAGTCAACGAACTCTATATGGAACAACCTACAGACGAAAGTGATTTTACCGTAAAATGGGATGGCGAATGGCAAATTACCTTAGAAGTATTCCGTGATTTGGGTGTGGCGTTTATGGTAGTTATAGTGATTATTTATATGCTGATTGTGGGTTGGTTTCAAAACTTCAAAACACCAATGGTAATGATGTTGGCCATTCCGCTTTCGCTAATAGGGATTGTGTTTGGTCACTGGTTGCTGAATGCTTATTTCACGGCAACCTCTTTCATTGGTATGATTGCATTGGCCGGAGTGATGGTAAGGAACTCGGTATTGCTTATCGATTTTATCGAAATCCGATTGAACGAAGGTGTACCCTTAAAACAAGCCATTATTGAGGCTGGTGCTGTTCGAACTACACCAATTTTGCTAACCACAGGCGCCGTAGTTATTGGAGCTTCCATTATTTTGTTTGACCCAATCTTTCAAGGTTTGGCGATTTCATTAGTATTTGGAGCCATCGTTTCGACAATATTAACCTTATTGGTAGTGCCTTTGATTTATTATATCACAGAGAGAAATAAATGGGAGAAATAAATAAAAACAATTTTTAAACACATAGAGACATAGATTATAATAGAAAAAAAAGAGCCTTTGCTTAAGATAGTTTTCATAGAACTATGTGTAAAATGTATTTTCTAAAACATTCTAATTTAGAAAAAAACCTATGTTTCTATGTGTTTAATTTTAATCTAATAAACTAAAAAAATGAAATTACTACTCATAACCGCAGTCAAAGAATTTGAAAATCAAATCAAACAATTGCTCAAAAAAGCCTCTGTTCAATCCTTTTCTTATCAAGAAGTAAAAGGATTTAAAAACAGCACTGGAGAAGCTGTTGAGTCCAATTGGTTTGGAAGCGAAATGAACGAAACAGATTCCATCCTTTTTTATGCTTTTACAGCAAAAGAAAAAGTGGATGCTTTATTTGAACTTGTGGAATATTTCAATGTCGAGCAGGAATCGTTATCTCACATCCATATTGCCGTTCTTAACATCGAAAAATCTAATTAATCTAAATTTAAAGTATATGAAAAATAGAATCGTAAGAGGTATTGCAGGTACATTCATCTTAGCCAGTTTGCTGTTATCCATTTATGTCAATCAAAATTGGTTGTGGTTTACGGCCTTTGTAGGTGCCAATTTATTGCAATCGTCTATAACCAAATGGTGCTTGATGGATGACATCCTAAACAAACTAGGAGTGAAAGACTAATATTGGAACAAAATTTTATAAAAGCCGAAACTCACATTTCGGCTTTTTTTACGTCTTGAAATCAAGGTGAAAACTAAAAGATAAAAATTAGACTTTAACCAATTTACTATATCCTATTCAAATCATCCTTTCACTTGGAAATTCCCTTAAGATTTCATTTAAACAAAGCAAAATATAAAACACAAAAAAAATAATTAACACTCTAATATTCAGTATATTTATTATTAAAAATAGCATGTCCCTGTATAAAAAACAATATGGATATTCAAAGACTTTAAAACCCATTAATTCTTTGAATTTTGAAACAAGTTTACAAGTTTAAGATGAAAAATTATTTAAAAATAAGCAGACTAATTAAACATCAAAGTCATGGATAGAAAAACAATAAATTACTTTAAATCGAAACAAAAAACGATTGAAGAACGCTTTGAGGAAGGCAAAGTGCTGCGAGATAAATTTTCTAGAAAAGAACAAGGGGATTACAAACCCGATCCTAAACGTGCGGATCCTGTTTCTATTTTAGAAGAACAAGGGAAAACCCGTCTCACCGAACTGGTGCCTATACGGTATGCCCGTATGCTAACTTCTCCGTTCGCATTTCTTCGGGGAGCTGCGGCTATTATGGCCGCTGACCTTGCCGTTGGCCCAAAAACAACCGGAATAAATGTACAGACCTGTGGAGACATGCATGTGGCCAACTTTGGCATATTTGCATCAGCGGAACGCAACCTTATTTTTGGCATCAATGATTTTGATGAAACCTTGCCGGGTCCATGGGAATGGGATATAAAACGGCTTGTAACAAGTATTGTTGCATCAGGAAGATTCTTGGGTGCCAAAAATAATTTATGTGTTGAAAGTGTTTTGGCTGCGGTTAATTCCTACAAAAAAAGTATGAGAAATTATTCCGAAATGGGTCACATTGAATTGGTTTACGCCACTATGACCGAAAAAGATCTTCAAAGAAAACTGCCTCCAGAAGTACAAAAAGGCTTGAAAAAAATTACCGACAAAGCCCGTGAACGAACCCATTTTCAAGTGCTTGATAAAATGGCCAATATAGTAGACAATAAATATAGATTAAGAGATGATGCACCTTTTATTGTACATGAAACACACACAAAAAGCGGAAGAACAGTTGATGAAGCATTGGGGCTATTTCTTGAATCCTATATGCTCTCCCTTGCAGACGACCGTAAGCAATTGTTGAAACATTACCGCATTGTTGATGTGGCTCGTAAAGTTGTTGGTGTAGGAAGTGTAGGAACACGATGCTGGATTGTTTTTATGCTAGGAAGCAATTCTGAAGATCCTTTGTTTTTGCAGATAAAAGAAGCACAGCCTTCTGTCTTAGAACCTTTTATTTCAAAAAGCATTTATACAAATCACGGACAGCGCGTTGTAGCTGGACAACGATTGCTACAAGCCGCTCCTGATATTTTCCTGGGTTGGGGCGAGCAGGATGGCATTCATTTTTATGTGCGCCAGTTGCGCGACATGAAAGGTGGTTTGGAATTTGATCCTGATAAAGTAAATATTAATAACTATCCTGAATACTGCAAACTTTGTGGAGAGGCTTTAGCATTGGCACATGCCAAATCTGGAGATGCTGCTATGATTTCCGGTTATCTTGGAAAAAGCGATGAATTTGATCAAGCTATGGTTCAGTTTGCTTCTGCGTATGCAGATCAGACGGAAAAGGATTATCAAGCTTTGGAGGCCGCGGCAGCCAGTGGACGAATTAAAGTGGCGCGAGCAGAGTCCTAAAAGTTTTTTCTATTTTAAATAAACGTAAAATCGTTCATTTTTAACTAAATTTGGTTATAATCTAAAAAACATCAACTATGCTGAACGCATTCTTTTGGGGTTTACTGGCTACTTCTTCCTTAGTATTTGGAGGATAAATTGCTTCTTATTTTAACTTAAACAAGAAAGCAATCGGGATTATTATGGGATTTGGAGCCGGAACCTTAATTTCGGCTATTTCCTATGAATTGATTTTTGAAGCAGTAAAAATTGGTCGTGGAACTGGATTTCCTGCTTATGGATTTTTCGTAGGGGCTTTTACTTTTTATTTCAGCGATATGCTGATTGCAAAATTGGGAGCTACAAAATCTTCCACTAGTGCTGGGGCACAATATTCCCATGGTATTGGCCATTATCCTTGACGGAATTGCTGAATCTATAGTAATCGGGTTGGGGATACTTGAAGGCGGAACGATAAGCCTGGCTATGCTATCGGCTGTTTTTATATCCAACCTTCCCGAATCGATTGCGGGATCATCCGGAATGAAAAGCGATGGGTGGAAAAAGAGTAATTTTTTTTTATTGTGGCTTTTCATTGCCTTATCGCTAGCCGTTATCACTATTGGAGGATTCAGCCTTTTTACCACTACATCCGAGAAATGGCTGTCCTTTATTCAAGCATTTGCAGGAGGCGCAATTCTAATGATGCTGGCCAACTCGATGATCCCGGAAGCTTATGAGCACGGAGGAAAACATGCCGGTGTGGCTACCATTCTAGGATTTTCCCTTTCTGTATTTATTATTATATTTGAGTATTCACACTGATTATTCCGGTAACCATTAAATCAAAACACAATTATTCTTTATATATTTTTTAACAAAAAAATAACACAACACTTGTATATACAAATATAAATATGACTACATTTGTATCAACAAATAAGACACCTACAAATATGAAGATTGAAGATGAATTAAAAAGTACGGTTGATTATACTAAATCAACGAGAGTGGTTTTAAATTTGATGTACACGCAAAACGTAATCACTGACAGCTTTAATGAAATCATAAAACCTTATGATATTTCAGGGGAACAGTATAATGTATTACGAATATTGAGAGGACAAAAAGGGCATCCTGCAAATATGTGTATCATACAGGAACGAATGCTTGCCAGAACGAGTAATACAACAAGACTGGTTGATAAATTGCTACTCAAAGATTTGGTCACACGTAATGTTTGTCCAGAAAACAGAAGAAAAATTGAAGTTTTAATCACACAAAAAGGTTTGGATTTATTAACCGAACTGGATCCAAAAGTAAAAGAGCACGAAGAAATATTCTCCAAAAATTTAAATGAAGAAGAATTAGTACAATTGAATACCCTATTAGAAAAATACCGAACTAAATAAACATGAATATTATGAGCAATTTTTTGAATAATCAAAATTAGAGATACGCAACAAAGAAATTTGATGCAACAAAAAAAGTTTCAGCAGAAGATTTAAACACTTTAAAAGAAGCTATCCGTATGAGTTCGTCTTCATATGGTTTACAACCTTACAAAGTTATTATCGTTGAAAATCCAGAATTAAGAGCACAATTACAACAGGCTGCCTGGGGACAATCACAAATAGTAGATGCATCACATTTGTTCATTTTTGCCAATGATACTAATATTGGAGATGAAGCAATCGACGAATATTTAAATACAATAAGCGTTACTAGAGAAACTCCAATGGAATCTTTGGCAGGATATGGTGATTTCATGAAATCTAAAATATCAACTCTGGAGCCAGCAATCAAAAATGTTTGGACCTCAAAACAAACCTATTTAGCACTAGGGAATTTATTGAATGCAGCTGCCGAACTTAAAATTGATGTAACGCCTATGGAAGGATTTGTTCCTGCCCAGGTAAACGAAATATTAGGATTGGACAAACTAAATCTTAATGCTTCACTTATTGCAACTGTTGGATACCGTCATGAAGAAGACGCTACCCAATTTTACAAAAAAGTTAGAAAATCACAAGAGGACTTATTTATCACTTTATAATAATTACTAATTCAAATTAAAATCAATTAAATCAAATTAAACAAATTACACATGAAAAATTTAAAAACAATTGCATTGGCATTCGCAGTCGCATTATCTACATTAACAGTAACTGCACAAACTAAAAAAGTAGACGTTTCAAAAAGTACAATCAACTGGGTTGGAAAAAAAGTAACAGGTGAACATACAGGAACTGTAAACATCAAAAGTGGTGCTTTAGTTTTCAAAAAAAATGCATTAACTGGGGGAACTTTCACTGTTGATATGACAACATTAACTTCTACAGATTTAACCGGAGAATACCTAGGGAAATTAAACGGTCACTTGAAAGCAGACGATTTCTTTGGAACAGACAAATACCCTACTTCAACTTTAGTTTTCAAAACTATTGCTGCTAAAGGAAATGGAGTGTATACAGTTACTGCTGATTTGACAATCAAAGCGAAAACAAATCCTGTTACTTTTGACATTACTGTAAAAGGAGATACTGCTACTACAGCATTCAAAGTTGACAGAACTAAATACGATATTAAATACGGTTCAAAAAGTTTCTTCGAAGGTTTAGGAGATAAAACTATCTACGATGATTTCGACTTAACAGTGAA carries:
- a CDS encoding DUF2892 domain-containing protein, whose product is MKNRIVRGIAGTFILASLLLSIYVNQNWLWFTAFVGANLLQSSITKWCLMDDILNKLGVKD
- a CDS encoding DUF2252 domain-containing protein; the encoded protein is MDRKTINYFKSKQKTIEERFEEGKVLRDKFSRKEQGDYKPDPKRADPVSILEEQGKTRLTELVPIRYARMLTSPFAFLRGAAAIMAADLAVGPKTTGINVQTCGDMHVANFGIFASAERNLIFGINDFDETLPGPWEWDIKRLVTSIVASGRFLGAKNNLCVESVLAAVNSYKKSMRNYSEMGHIELVYATMTEKDLQRKLPPEVQKGLKKITDKARERTHFQVLDKMANIVDNKYRLRDDAPFIVHETHTKSGRTVDEALGLFLESYMLSLADDRKQLLKHYRIVDVARKVVGVGSVGTRCWIVFMLGSNSEDPLFLQIKEAQPSVLEPFISKSIYTNHGQRVVAGQRLLQAAPDIFLGWGEQDGIHFYVRQLRDMKGGLEFDPDKVNINNYPEYCKLCGEALALAHAKSGDAAMISGYLGKSDEFDQAMVQFASAYADQTEKDYQALEAAAASGRIKVARAES
- a CDS encoding ZIP family metal transporter: MLGHNIPMVLAIILDGIAESIVIGLGILEGGTISLAMLSAVFISNLPESIAGSSGMKSDGWKKSNFFLLWLFIALSLAVITIGGFSLFTTTSEKWLSFIQAFAGGAILMMLANSMIPEAYEHGGKHAGVATILGFSLSVFIIIFEYSH
- a CDS encoding MarR family winged helix-turn-helix transcriptional regulator; its protein translation is MKIEDELKSTVDYTKSTRVVLNLMYTQNVITDSFNEIIKPYDISGEQYNVLRILRGQKGHPANMCIIQERMLARTSNTTRLVDKLLLKDLVTRNVCPENRRKIEVLITQKGLDLLTELDPKVKEHEEIFSKNLNEEELVQLNTLLEKYRTK
- a CDS encoding YceI family protein, with translation MKNLKTIALAFAVALSTLTVTAQTKKVDVSKSTINWVGKKVTGEHTGTVNIKSGALVFKKNALTGGTFTVDMTTLTSTDLTGEYLGKLNGHLKADDFFGTDKYPTSTLVFKTIAAKGNGVYTVTADLTIKAKTNPVTFDITVKGDTATTAFKVDRTKYDIKYGSKSFFEGLGDKTIYDDFDLTVNLKF